From a single Paenibacillus sp. FSL W8-0426 genomic region:
- a CDS encoding DnaD domain-containing protein has protein sequence MMGEFGANDWVGGMAYGMASGTVPLPYALLRYYHQLGLTDAEVLLLVQLLGFRQVEFNAFPTLEELALRTGQPPEGIARMLQRLMKDGYIRIEEYQDEDRDIQYERYDLYGLYAKLAACLAEESKTSQNARSFDNVRPNSNSVQIEEEERNMFSIFEKEFGRPLSPMECETISGWLDQDRYPEELILMALKEAVFAGKVHFRYIDRILLEWSRNRVKTAQDAKAYTQRFRSGGR, from the coding sequence ATGATGGGGGAATTCGGCGCCAACGACTGGGTTGGCGGCATGGCGTACGGCATGGCATCGGGGACTGTCCCATTGCCATACGCGCTGCTTCGCTATTACCATCAGTTGGGATTAACGGATGCAGAGGTGCTTCTGCTCGTCCAATTGCTTGGATTCCGTCAAGTGGAATTCAATGCATTCCCAACGCTGGAAGAGCTCGCGCTACGTACGGGACAACCTCCCGAGGGCATCGCGAGAATGCTGCAGCGATTGATGAAGGACGGTTATATCCGCATTGAGGAATATCAGGACGAGGACCGCGACATCCAATATGAGCGTTACGATCTGTACGGCCTGTACGCCAAGCTTGCGGCATGTTTGGCGGAAGAGAGCAAAACAAGCCAAAATGCGCGAAGCTTTGACAACGTACGACCGAATTCGAACAGTGTTCAAATAGAAGAGGAAGAACGCAACATGTTCTCCATTTTCGAGAAGGAGTTCGGTCGTCCCCTCTCCCCGATGGAGTGCGAGACGATCTCGGGCTGGCTGGACCAGGACCGCTATCCGGAAGAGCTGATTTTGATGGCGTTGAAAGAAGCGGTATTTGCAGGGAAGGTTCACTTCCGGTACATCGATCGCATTTTGCTGGAATGGAGCAGGAATCGGGTCAAAACCGCCCAGGACGCCAAAGCGTATACCCAGCGTTTCCGCAGCGGCGGGCGTTAA
- the asnS gene encoding asparagine--tRNA ligase: MTTNCVIRNVNEHVGETVTIGAWINNKRSSGKIQFLQLRDGTGYIQGVVVKSEVSEQLWNDAKSLTQESSLYVTGIIREEPRSNSGYEMTVTGIEIIHLTENYPITPKEHGVDFLMDHRHLWLRSPKQRAIMIVRAEIVRAVQQFFDDNGFTLVDPPILTPSSAEGTTNLFHIKYFDEDAYLTQSGQLYMEAAAMALGKVYSFGPTFRAEKSKTRRHLIEFWMIEPEMAFVDHEENLRVQERFIAHVVQSVLKNCRTELETIGRDVSKLERVIAPFPRITYDEAIEFLNGQGFDIPWGEDFGAPHETAIAEKYETPVFITHYPAEIKAFYMKPDPNRPEVVLCADMIAPEGYGEIIGGSQRIDDPELMQQRFEEHKLSEEAYQWYMDLRKYGSVPHSGFGLGLERTVAWICGLDHVRETIPFPRMLYRLYP, translated from the coding sequence ATGACTACGAATTGTGTTATTCGTAACGTGAACGAGCATGTGGGCGAAACCGTAACGATCGGTGCCTGGATCAACAACAAACGCTCCAGCGGCAAAATCCAGTTTTTGCAACTGCGCGATGGAACCGGATATATTCAAGGGGTCGTTGTCAAAAGCGAAGTTAGCGAACAACTCTGGAACGACGCTAAAAGCTTGACGCAAGAGAGCTCCTTGTACGTGACCGGCATTATTCGCGAAGAGCCGCGCAGCAATTCCGGCTATGAGATGACGGTAACGGGCATCGAGATCATCCATTTGACCGAAAACTATCCAATCACGCCGAAGGAGCACGGGGTCGATTTCCTGATGGATCATCGCCATCTGTGGCTGCGTTCCCCGAAACAACGCGCGATCATGATCGTCCGCGCCGAAATCGTGCGCGCTGTTCAGCAGTTTTTTGATGATAACGGATTCACTTTGGTTGATCCTCCGATCCTGACACCTTCGTCCGCGGAAGGAACGACGAACCTGTTCCACATCAAATATTTCGACGAGGATGCTTATTTGACGCAAAGCGGTCAGCTTTACATGGAAGCGGCTGCGATGGCACTCGGCAAAGTGTATTCGTTCGGGCCGACATTCCGTGCCGAAAAATCGAAAACGCGCCGCCATCTGATCGAGTTCTGGATGATCGAGCCGGAAATGGCGTTTGTAGATCATGAAGAAAACTTGCGCGTGCAAGAACGTTTCATCGCTCACGTGGTACAGTCCGTGCTGAAAAACTGCCGTACCGAGCTGGAAACGATCGGACGCGACGTATCCAAGCTGGAACGCGTAATCGCTCCGTTCCCGCGCATTACGTATGATGAAGCGATCGAGTTCCTGAACGGACAAGGCTTCGATATTCCTTGGGGAGAAGACTTCGGTGCCCCGCATGAAACGGCGATTGCCGAGAAATATGAAACACCGGTATTCATTACGCATTATCCGGCCGAAATCAAGGCATTCTACATGAAACCGGATCCGAATCGTCCGGAGGTTGTTCTCTGCGCAGACATGATTGCGCCGGAAGGTTATGGCGAGATCATCGGCGGATCGCAGCGGATCGATGACCCTGAACTGATGCAGCAGCGCTTTGAGGAGCATAAATTGTCCGAAGAGGCGTATCAATGGTACATGGATTTGCGCAAATACGGATCGGTTCCGCACTCAGGCTTCGGTCTGGGATTGGAGCGGACGGTAGCTTGGATCTGCGGTTTGGATCATGTGCGTGAGACGATTCCATTCCCGCGCATGCTGTATCGTCTGTACCCTTAA
- a CDS encoding acetate kinase produces the protein MKLLVINAGSSSLKYQLYDMTDESVLAKGLVERIGMDSSILTHKPTGFEDVTEVSEILEHTTAIRKVIDMLTHAEYGVLKSVEEIEAVGHRVVHGGEAFKASALVDSEAKSEIRRLFDLAPLHNPAAMMGIRAAETNMPGVPQVMVFDTAFHQTMPEKAYLYAIPRVLYKKYKVRRYGAHGTSHDYVSKTAAEYLNRPLEDLKIITCHIGNGGSVTAVKGGVSVDTSMGMTPLEGLMMGTRSGDLDPAIVPYVMNKEELSVSEVSSMLNKHSGLLAISGISSDMREITEGMENGDANSTLAFEMYEYRLRKYIGSYAAAMNGVDVIVFTAGVGENSVVLRQKVCEQLTYLGVELDEALNAIRSGEPRRITTANSKVEVLVIPTNEELVIARDTHRIVLNSK, from the coding sequence GTGAAATTACTCGTAATCAATGCGGGAAGTTCCTCGCTTAAATATCAATTGTACGACATGACGGATGAATCCGTATTGGCCAAAGGACTCGTTGAACGGATCGGCATGGATTCTTCGATTCTGACCCATAAACCGACAGGTTTCGAGGACGTAACGGAAGTCAGCGAAATTTTGGAACACACCACGGCGATCCGCAAAGTTATCGACATGCTTACCCATGCGGAATACGGCGTCCTGAAATCGGTCGAAGAGATCGAAGCCGTCGGCCACCGCGTCGTTCACGGCGGGGAAGCGTTCAAGGCATCCGCGCTGGTTGATTCTGAAGCGAAGTCCGAGATTCGCCGTTTGTTCGATCTGGCGCCGCTGCACAACCCGGCTGCCATGATGGGGATTCGCGCGGCTGAAACGAACATGCCTGGCGTTCCGCAAGTCATGGTATTCGATACGGCGTTCCACCAAACGATGCCTGAAAAGGCTTATTTGTATGCCATTCCGCGCGTGCTTTACAAAAAATACAAAGTTCGTCGCTACGGTGCCCATGGTACTTCCCATGATTACGTAAGCAAGACTGCGGCGGAATACCTGAACCGTCCGCTGGAAGATCTGAAAATCATCACTTGCCATATCGGTAACGGCGGTAGCGTAACAGCGGTTAAAGGCGGGGTTTCCGTGGATACATCGATGGGGATGACACCGCTGGAAGGCTTGATGATGGGAACGCGCAGCGGTGACCTTGATCCGGCGATCGTTCCATACGTCATGAACAAGGAAGAACTGAGCGTAAGCGAAGTCAGCTCCATGTTGAACAAACATAGCGGTTTGCTTGCCATTTCCGGCATCAGCAGCGACATGCGCGAAATCACGGAAGGCATGGAAAACGGAGATGCCAATTCCACGCTCGCTTTCGAAATGTACGAGTACCGTCTGCGCAAATACATCGGTTCTTATGCCGCTGCAATGAATGGCGTCGACGTCATCGTCTTTACGGCCGGAGTCGGGGAAAACTCCGTGGTGCTGCGTCAGAAAGTATGTGAGCAGCTGACATATCTGGGCGTTGAGCTGGATGAAGCATTGAATGCCATCCGTTCGGGCGAACCTCGCCGAATCACGACTGCAAACTCCAAAGTGGAAGTTTTGGTTATTCCGACCAATGAAGAATTGGTGATTGCGAGAGATACGCATCGAATCGTATTGAATTCCAAGTAA
- a CDS encoding 3-hydroxyacyl-CoA dehydrogenase NAD-binding domain-containing protein — MFFKKIGVVGGGTMGQGISQMLAAKGLDVLLVEKTAEKLDHAYDMIETNLDKQLEKWAITKAEKKLILSRITKVAHLAELGSCDMVIETVSEDLEAKKAVFSKLDEVCPANVILASNTSTLSLTELASSTKYPERVIGMHFIHPVSRVDLVELIRGLKTSDGTFDETRRFVEEVLDKKGVMIYESPGFVTSRLICLLINEALHVLQEGVASAEDIDDAMRIGYNFQHGPLEMADRFGLDSVEAALERMFREFGELKYRPSTVLKKMVRAGHLGVKTGEGFFKYDKDGDRL; from the coding sequence ATGTTTTTCAAAAAAATAGGAGTTGTCGGCGGCGGCACGATGGGGCAAGGGATTTCCCAGATGCTCGCAGCCAAAGGACTGGATGTGCTTCTGGTAGAAAAAACGGCGGAGAAGCTGGATCATGCCTACGACATGATCGAGACGAACCTCGATAAACAACTGGAGAAATGGGCCATTACGAAGGCCGAGAAAAAATTGATTCTCTCCCGGATTACCAAGGTAGCGCACTTGGCCGAGCTGGGTTCTTGCGATATGGTGATCGAAACGGTTTCCGAGGATCTCGAAGCCAAAAAGGCTGTATTCAGCAAACTGGACGAAGTTTGTCCTGCAAACGTCATTCTTGCAAGCAACACATCCACGCTGAGTTTGACCGAGCTAGCCAGCTCGACCAAATATCCGGAGCGTGTTATTGGCATGCACTTCATTCACCCGGTATCCCGGGTTGATCTTGTAGAACTTATTCGCGGGTTGAAAACTTCGGACGGCACCTTTGACGAAACCAGAAGGTTCGTTGAAGAGGTCCTGGACAAAAAAGGCGTCATGATCTATGAATCCCCTGGATTCGTTACTTCCCGCCTGATCTGCCTTCTGATTAACGAAGCACTGCACGTTCTGCAGGAAGGCGTCGCTTCCGCAGAGGACATCGATGACGCGATGCGCATCGGATACAACTTCCAGCATGGACCGCTCGAAATGGCCGATCGTTTCGGTTTGGATTCCGTTGAAGCGGCTCTGGAAAGAATGTTCCGCGAATTCGGCGAACTGAAATATCGTCCTTCCACCGTGCTCAAAAAAATGGTGCGCGCCGGACATCTCGGCGTGAAAACGGGCGAAGGCTTCTTCAAGTACGACAAGGATGGTGACCGGCTGTGA
- a CDS encoding AAA family ATPase, producing the protein MPKWTKEIIIGFIPVLLIFLAFIGFNIIPVLIAGLLVGALILTMQMRGGITVGAGQERKRKKKGPSKLTFEEIGGQDSAKQELREALDFLIRHEEIRKFGIRPLKGILLTGPPGTGKTLMAKAAAHYTDSVFVAASGSEFVEMYVGVGAGRIRDLFREAKTRAAKENKENAIIFIDEIDVIGGKREGGQQREYDQTLNQLLTEMDGIYSSDTPRILLIAATNRKEMLDSALTRPGRFDRHIQVDLPDKKGRKHILELHAANKPLTEDVDLEKTAEESYGFSGAQLESVMNEAAIYAMREGLPLIEQRHLSLAIDKVMMGEKTDRESTVEEKKRVAIHELGHAIMAELVRPGSVSQVALSPRGQALGYVRHNPQQEQFLYTKRFLEEQIMIALGGAAAEEMYYGGRSTGSRNDFEQATNVVQTMMSSGLTSLGIVNMDMVTTEELMRENKEILQGLMDETKRLLEEQRPIFDNSLDILMKEEVLSGEQFRCQFRDNALLPA; encoded by the coding sequence ATGCCTAAATGGACAAAGGAAATTATCATTGGATTCATACCCGTGTTGCTGATTTTTCTCGCATTTATAGGGTTTAATATCATTCCCGTTCTCATTGCAGGTTTGCTGGTCGGAGCACTGATTCTGACGATGCAAATGCGCGGAGGAATCACGGTGGGAGCCGGGCAAGAGCGCAAACGCAAGAAAAAAGGGCCTTCCAAGCTCACCTTTGAGGAAATCGGTGGTCAGGACAGCGCCAAACAAGAGCTGCGCGAAGCACTGGACTTTTTGATTCGTCACGAGGAGATTCGGAAGTTCGGCATTCGGCCGTTGAAGGGCATTTTGTTGACAGGGCCTCCGGGAACGGGCAAAACGCTGATGGCCAAAGCGGCGGCTCACTATACGGATTCCGTGTTCGTAGCAGCATCAGGCAGTGAGTTCGTTGAGATGTACGTTGGCGTCGGCGCCGGCAGAATACGTGATTTGTTCCGTGAAGCAAAAACGCGTGCTGCCAAAGAAAACAAGGAAAATGCCATTATTTTCATTGATGAGATCGACGTCATTGGCGGCAAACGCGAAGGCGGCCAGCAACGCGAATACGACCAGACGCTTAACCAGCTGTTGACCGAGATGGACGGGATTTATTCCTCCGACACGCCGCGCATTTTGCTGATTGCAGCTACCAACCGCAAGGAGATGCTTGACAGTGCGCTCACGCGTCCTGGACGCTTCGACCGTCACATTCAGGTTGATCTGCCCGACAAGAAGGGACGGAAGCACATTCTGGAATTGCACGCGGCCAACAAGCCGTTGACAGAGGATGTGGACCTTGAGAAAACGGCCGAGGAGTCGTACGGATTTTCGGGAGCCCAGTTGGAAAGTGTCATGAACGAAGCGGCCATTTATGCGATGCGCGAAGGATTGCCGCTGATCGAACAGCGTCATCTGTCCTTGGCGATTGATAAGGTCATGATGGGCGAAAAGACCGACCGCGAGTCCACGGTGGAAGAGAAGAAACGGGTCGCCATTCACGAATTGGGCCATGCTATTATGGCCGAACTGGTACGGCCGGGAAGTGTCAGCCAGGTGGCCTTGAGTCCTCGCGGACAGGCTCTTGGATATGTGCGGCACAATCCTCAGCAGGAGCAATTCCTGTATACGAAACGTTTTTTGGAAGAACAGATCATGATTGCGCTTGGCGGCGCAGCTGCCGAAGAGATGTATTATGGCGGCCGCAGTACGGGATCGCGCAATGACTTCGAGCAGGCAACCAACGTCGTGCAGACGATGATGTCTTCCGGGTTGACGTCGCTTGGCATCGTCAACATGGACATGGTGACGACCGAAGAGCTGATGCGGGAAAATAAAGAGATTCTGCAGGGCCTGATGGATGAGACGAAACGCTTGCTTGAAGAACAGAGACCGATCTTCGACAACTCCCTGGATATCCTCATGAAGGAGGAAGTTTTGTCAGGGGAGCAATTTCGTTGTCAATTTCGTGACAACGCCCTTTTACCGGCATAA
- a CDS encoding DUF5590 domain-containing protein → MKKKKKKKWIWISLLILIVALIVLQRYYVYVTKDQRNQEALALQAAQQQLELTSYDNFQKFVWGQKEGEDSIYWTLSGTNKDNQDVIVWVKFDETGKPLSGAGAVHSELLQNGMSEAQIRQRFASEVPNGEIKRILPGVVNGIYVWQVYYHDDTHSYYRFYRFSNGEQVDLVYTIPNS, encoded by the coding sequence TTGAAGAAAAAGAAAAAGAAAAAGTGGATATGGATATCGCTGCTGATCCTGATCGTGGCGTTGATTGTATTGCAGCGCTATTACGTCTATGTGACCAAGGACCAGCGCAATCAGGAGGCGCTCGCCCTGCAGGCCGCCCAGCAGCAGCTGGAGCTGACGTCCTACGATAATTTTCAAAAATTCGTATGGGGACAGAAAGAGGGCGAAGACAGCATCTATTGGACGCTGAGCGGCACCAATAAGGATAACCAGGACGTCATTGTGTGGGTCAAGTTCGACGAGACGGGGAAACCGTTGTCCGGGGCGGGGGCAGTGCATAGCGAGCTGCTGCAGAACGGAATGTCCGAAGCTCAAATTCGCCAAAGATTCGCTTCCGAAGTCCCGAATGGCGAAATCAAGCGAATCCTGCCTGGCGTCGTGAACGGCATTTATGTATGGCAAGTTTATTATCATGATGATACACACAGTTATTATCGTTTCTATCGTTTTAGCAATGGGGAGCAAGTGGATCTGGTATATACGATTCCGAACAGCTGA
- a CDS encoding amidohydrolase — MTTNKWVIHNGKFAVNKGLEWNVVQGYMVVEDDKIQYIGESLPAEDESLPKVDGKGLLFLPGLINTHGHAAMSLLRGHGDDLALQVWLQEKMWPMEAKMTSEDVYWGASLSVLEMLKGGTTAFLDMYDHMDQVAKVVEQSGIRAALARGVIGLCSEEEQKHKLGEAAAFARDWNGKANGRITAVMSPHAPYTCPPDYIEKFVQVAHDLNLPLHTHMSETLREVEQNVTDYGLRPVAHLEKLGFFSRPSLVAHAVHLNDEEIEILARHNVAVSHNPGSNLKLASGIARVPELLKAGVTVSLGTDGPASNNNLDMFEEMRLAALIHKGVSGDPTAVPAGEALLLGTAYGARSIFLDNTGLLETGMKADFIGVNIDQPHLYPHTDLISHAIYSASAKDVEHVWVDGKQVVKHGECLTMDEERILREAQSAFEGLLAR, encoded by the coding sequence ATGACGACAAATAAATGGGTTATACACAACGGCAAATTCGCCGTAAACAAAGGTTTGGAATGGAACGTGGTTCAAGGATACATGGTGGTGGAAGACGACAAAATTCAGTATATCGGCGAATCCTTGCCGGCAGAAGATGAAAGCCTGCCGAAAGTGGACGGAAAAGGATTGCTCTTTCTGCCAGGTTTGATCAATACGCACGGACATGCCGCCATGTCGCTGCTGAGAGGCCACGGGGATGATCTGGCGCTGCAGGTATGGCTGCAGGAGAAAATGTGGCCGATGGAGGCGAAAATGACGTCTGAGGACGTTTATTGGGGGGCGTCCTTGTCGGTGCTTGAGATGCTCAAAGGAGGAACGACGGCTTTTCTGGACATGTATGATCACATGGATCAGGTTGCCAAAGTCGTGGAGCAATCCGGCATTCGTGCAGCGCTCGCTCGCGGCGTCATCGGTCTTTGCTCCGAAGAGGAACAGAAGCACAAGCTCGGCGAAGCGGCTGCGTTTGCCCGCGACTGGAACGGGAAGGCAAATGGACGGATTACTGCCGTAATGTCTCCGCATGCGCCTTATACGTGCCCTCCGGATTACATAGAAAAGTTTGTGCAGGTTGCCCATGATCTGAATTTGCCGCTTCATACCCATATGTCCGAAACGCTGCGCGAAGTGGAACAGAACGTGACCGATTACGGTCTGCGTCCTGTAGCGCACTTGGAGAAGCTTGGCTTTTTCTCGCGGCCTTCCCTCGTGGCTCATGCCGTGCATTTAAACGATGAGGAAATCGAGATTTTGGCTCGCCATAACGTTGCAGTATCTCATAATCCGGGCAGCAATCTGAAGCTGGCTTCCGGCATTGCGCGAGTTCCTGAGCTGCTGAAAGCGGGCGTGACCGTTTCTTTGGGAACAGACGGACCGGCGAGCAATAACAATTTGGACATGTTTGAAGAGATGCGTCTGGCGGCATTGATTCATAAAGGCGTGTCCGGTGATCCGACTGCGGTTCCGGCCGGCGAAGCGCTTCTGCTTGGAACGGCATACGGAGCACGCTCGATTTTCCTCGACAATACCGGCTTGCTTGAAACGGGAATGAAGGCGGATTTCATCGGGGTCAACATAGACCAGCCTCATCTGTACCCGCATACCGATCTGATTTCCCATGCCATTTATTCGGCGTCGGCCAAAGACGTGGAGCATGTGTGGGTAGATGGCAAACAAGTGGTGAAACATGGCGAGTGCCTGACGATGGACGAGGAACGCATTTTGCGTGAAGCTCAATCGGCGTTTGAGGGCCTGCTCGCCCGTTAA
- a CDS encoding redox-sensing transcriptional repressor Rex, translating to MPPFSSIYRALARRSKKNMKSDKISEAVVRRLPVYLRYLSELHQREVTTVSSQELGQRLDLNPAQIRKDLAYFGDFGRKGIGYDVSYLIEKIRHILKIDQQINVALVGAGNLGHALSNYNAYLKDNMKIVAVFDAYEPKIGTQINSLKVQAMNELTESVRNLNIRIGIITVPDTEAQNVADRLIESGIEAILNFAPTILKTPPHVRIHNADFTTDLLSLAYYLENGKDDEQDDDK from the coding sequence ATGCCTCCCTTTTCATCTATTTATCGCGCTTTGGCAAGGAGGAGCAAAAAAAACATGAAATCAGATAAAATTTCGGAAGCCGTCGTGAGGCGGTTGCCGGTATATCTGCGTTATTTGAGTGAATTGCACCAACGTGAGGTAACGACGGTTTCTTCGCAGGAGCTGGGACAGCGCCTGGACCTCAATCCGGCCCAGATCCGCAAGGATTTGGCCTATTTCGGCGATTTTGGCCGCAAGGGCATCGGGTATGACGTATCGTATCTCATTGAGAAAATCCGCCATATCCTGAAGATCGACCAGCAAATCAATGTTGCGTTGGTAGGAGCCGGTAACCTGGGTCATGCCTTGTCCAACTATAATGCTTACTTAAAGGACAACATGAAAATCGTGGCTGTGTTCGATGCATATGAACCCAAGATCGGCACCCAAATCAACAGCTTGAAAGTGCAAGCGATGAATGAGCTGACGGAATCGGTCAGAAACCTTAATATTCGCATCGGCATCATCACCGTCCCCGATACCGAAGCGCAGAATGTGGCCGACCGGTTGATCGAATCCGGGATCGAAGCCATCCTGAATTTTGCGCCAACCATCTTGAAAACCCCGCCGCATGTTCGTATTCATAATGCGGACTTTACGACGGATTTGCTAAGCCTTGCGTATTATTTGGAAAATGGAAAGGACGACGAGCAGGATGACGACAAATAA